In Nymphaea colorata isolate Beijing-Zhang1983 chromosome 13, ASM883128v2, whole genome shotgun sequence, one DNA window encodes the following:
- the LOC116266960 gene encoding fructose-1,6-bisphosphatase, cytosolic: protein MDHAAEAHRTDLMTITRFVLNEQSKHPESRGDFTILLNHIVLGCKFVCSSVNKAGLAKLIGLAGETNVQGEEQKKLDVLSNEVFVKALISSGRTCILVSEEDEEAIFVEPSKRGKYCVVFDPLDGSSNIDCGVSIGTIFGIYAVKDSAEPSLSDVLLPGKNMVAAGYCMYGSSCTLVLSTGAGVNGFTLDPSLGEFILTHPDIKIPKKGKIYSVNEGNAKNWDVPTTKYVEKCKFPKDGSPPKSLRYIGSMVADVHRTLLYGGSFLYPADKKSPNGKLRVLYEVFPMSFLMEQAGGQAFTGKERALDMVPTKIHQRSPIFLGSYDDIEEIKALYAAEETKA, encoded by the exons ATGGACCACGCGGCAGAGGCGCACCGGACGGATCTGATGACGATCACCAGGTTCGTGCTGAACGAGCAGTCGAAGCATCCGGAGTCCAGAGGCGACTTCACCATCCTTCTCAACCACATCGTCCTCGGCTGCAAGTTCGTCTGCTCCTCCGTCAACAAG GCTGGTCTTGCAAAGCTAATTGGTCTAGCGGGAGAAACCAACGTACAG GGTGAAGAACAAAAGAAGTTGGACGTGCTGTCCAATGAAGTGTTTGTCAAGGCTTTGATAAGCAGTGGGCGAACG TGTATTCTCGTCTCCGAGGAGGATGAAGAGGCAATCTTCGTTGAGCCATCAAAAAGGGGAAA GTATTGTGTTGTTTTTGATCCATTGGATGGCTCTTCCAACATTGATTGTGGCGTTTCAATTGGAACA ATTTTTGGGATTTATGCGGTGAAAGATTCGGCGGAGCCCAGTTTATCGGATGTGCTGCTGCCAGGAAAGAATATGGTGGCTGCCGGTTACTGTATGTACGGCAGCTCTTGCACG CTTGTATTAAGCACTGGAGCTGGAGTAAACGGATTCACGCTTGATCCTTCCCTTGGGGAGTTCATACTTACCCATCCCGATATCAAG ATTccgaagaagggaaaaatctaTTCAGTGAATGAAGGGAATGCAAAGAATTGGGATGTCCCAACTACCAA GTATGTCGAGAAATGCAAGTTCCCTAAGGATGGATCGCCTCCCAAGTCATTGAGATACATTGGAAG TATGGTTGCTGATGTTCACCGCACATTGCTTTATGGAGGCTCTTTCTTGTATCCTGCAGATAAAAAGAGTCCAAACGGAAAGTTGCG TGTTTTGTACGAAGTATTCCCAATGTCATTCTTGATGGAACAAGCTGGAGGCCAAGCTTTCACTGGCAAAGAACGG GCACTCGATATGGTCCCTACCAAGATCCATCAACGTTCCCCCATTTTTCTTGGAAGCTATGATGATATTGAAGAAATCAAAGCTCTGTACGCTGCTGAGGAGACAAAAGCATAG